The proteins below come from a single Streptococcus canis genomic window:
- a CDS encoding VanZ family protein encodes MMSQVFEQNELVKGNWRRVLLLALWGYGLAVMVMCFIPQPHLFGNIHTPNVMAIGRFRLLLIPLNSLWSLPQLTRPLALIWVIGQNIMNGFLLYPLVFLMHCLWKNWQSPRKSLWLGFRLSLAIELTQLFLDMLIDANRVFEVDDLWTNSLGALLAFYSYRWLSHRLWLK; translated from the coding sequence ATGATGAGCCAAGTATTTGAACAGAATGAACTTGTCAAAGGAAACTGGCGACGGGTCTTGCTGTTAGCTTTATGGGGTTATGGTCTGGCAGTAATGGTCATGTGTTTTATCCCGCAGCCGCACCTCTTTGGCAATATCCACACCCCAAATGTTATGGCTATTGGTCGTTTTCGTTTGCTGTTGATTCCTTTAAATAGCCTGTGGTCTTTACCCCAATTAACAAGACCTCTAGCACTTATTTGGGTTATCGGGCAAAACATCATGAATGGTTTTTTGCTCTATCCATTAGTGTTTCTGATGCATTGCCTTTGGAAGAATTGGCAGAGCCCTAGAAAAAGTTTATGGTTAGGCTTTCGGCTTAGCTTAGCTATTGAGTTAACACAATTGTTCTTGGACATGTTAATTGACGCCAATCGGGTATTTGAAGTGGATGATTTGTGGACAAATAGTCTGGGTGCCTTATTAGCGTTTTATAGTTATCGGTGGTTGAGTCATCGGTTATGGTTAAAGTGA
- a CDS encoding ABC transporter ATP-binding protein has protein sequence MSIVKNLWWFFKQEKKPYLIGIVSLSLVAFLNLIPPKIMGIVIDRITSQQLTKSQLLWYLLWLILAALAMYGLRYVWRICIFGTSYHLGRIMRFHLFEHFTKMSPSFYQRYRTGDLMAHATNDINSLTRLAGGGVMSAVDASITAIVTLLTMLLTISWQMTVIAVLPLPLMAYTTSRLGRKTHKAFGDSQAAFSELNNKVQESVAGIKVTKSFGYQAEELASFQEINQMTFKKNMTTMFYDVMFDPLVLLFIGLSYVLTLLVGAFMIKASQVSIGNLVTFMTYLDMLVWPLMAVGFLFNMVQRGSVSYERISQLLEEHSDVKESRHPLATIANGPLTYDLNHFFYAKEETLTDIHFRLEKGQTLGLVGQTGSGKTSLIKLLLREYDVTDGAICLNGHNIKDYRLKDLRHLMGYVPQDQFLFATSILENVRFGNPQLSYEDVKEATRLSQVYDDIMDMPQRFDTMIGEKGVSLSGGQKQRIAMSRAMILNPDILILDDSLSAVDAKTEHTIIENLKQTRKDKTTIITAHRLSAVVHADVILVLQEGRVIERGRHEELVVAGGWYAKTYASQQLEMEVKDHEDN, from the coding sequence ATGTCGATAGTAAAAAACTTATGGTGGTTTTTTAAGCAAGAAAAGAAGCCCTATCTTATTGGTATTGTATCTTTAAGTTTGGTTGCTTTTTTGAATTTAATACCACCCAAAATTATGGGGATTGTGATTGATAGGATTACTAGCCAGCAATTAACAAAAAGCCAGTTGCTCTGGTATTTGCTTTGGTTAATTTTGGCTGCGCTAGCTATGTATGGACTACGTTATGTGTGGCGTATTTGTATTTTTGGAACCTCTTATCATTTGGGACGCATTATGCGGTTTCACCTATTTGAACATTTTACTAAGATGTCGCCGTCTTTTTACCAGCGGTATCGAACTGGAGATTTAATGGCGCATGCTACCAATGATATTAACTCGTTAACTCGGTTGGCAGGTGGAGGTGTCATGTCTGCCGTTGATGCGTCTATAACTGCTATTGTTACCCTACTAACCATGCTTTTGACAATTTCTTGGCAAATGACAGTCATTGCAGTTTTGCCTCTGCCGTTGATGGCTTATACCACTAGTCGTTTAGGGCGCAAAACCCACAAGGCTTTTGGAGACTCTCAGGCAGCTTTTTCTGAATTGAATAACAAGGTTCAAGAAAGTGTCGCTGGTATTAAAGTGACCAAATCTTTCGGCTATCAGGCAGAAGAATTGGCTTCCTTTCAGGAAATCAATCAAATGACTTTTAAGAAAAACATGACTACTATGTTTTATGATGTCATGTTTGATCCCTTGGTTCTTTTGTTTATCGGTTTGTCTTATGTCTTAACTTTGCTGGTTGGAGCCTTTATGATCAAGGCTAGTCAGGTGTCAATCGGGAATTTAGTGACCTTTATGACCTATCTTGATATGCTTGTTTGGCCTCTAATGGCAGTCGGTTTTTTATTTAACATGGTTCAGCGTGGTAGTGTTTCTTATGAACGGATCAGTCAGTTGTTAGAGGAACATTCGGATGTTAAAGAGAGCAGGCATCCTCTAGCGACGATTGCCAATGGTCCCTTGACTTATGACCTCAATCATTTTTTTTACGCCAAGGAAGAAACCTTGACGGACATTCATTTTAGATTGGAAAAGGGACAAACCCTAGGATTGGTTGGACAGACTGGATCTGGAAAGACAAGTCTTATAAAACTCTTGTTACGAGAATATGATGTGACTGATGGGGCTATTTGCTTGAATGGGCACAATATTAAAGACTATCGTCTCAAGGATTTACGTCATTTAATGGGCTATGTGCCTCAAGATCAATTTTTATTTGCAACCAGTATTTTAGAAAATGTTCGCTTTGGCAATCCTCAGCTATCATATGAAGATGTGAAAGAAGCGACACGGCTATCACAAGTTTATGATGATATTATGGATATGCCCCAAAGGTTTGACACAATGATTGGTGAAAAAGGTGTTTCTCTTTCTGGTGGACAAAAACAGCGGATTGCCATGAGCCGTGCCATGATTTTAAATCCAGATATTTTGATTTTAGATGATTCCTTATCAGCTGTGGATGCTAAGACGGAGCATACTATTATTGAAAATCTGAAACAAACAAGGAAGGATAAGACAACCATTATCACAGCCCATCGTTTGAGCGCTGTTGTTCATGCCGATGTCATTTTGGTCTTGCAAGAGGGACGTGTTATTGAGCGTGGTCGCCATGAAGAGTTGGTAGTAGCAGGTGGTTGGTATGCCAAGACCTATGCCTCTCAACAGTTAGAAATGGAGGTGAAAGACCATGAGGACAACTAA
- a CDS encoding ABC transporter ATP-binding protein produces the protein MRTTNQWQVFKRLLSYLKPYKWLTLFALMLLLLATVVRSLIPLIASRFIDNYLTAFNQPAFLLLLGYYGMYLVQSMMQYLGNFFFARVSYSIVRDIRRDAFAKMENLGMSYFDKTPAGSIVSRITNDTEAISDMFSGILSSFISAIFIFSVTLYTMLVLDITLTTLVVIFLPFIVILVNLYRKQSMQVIDKTRSLLSDINSKLAESIEGIRIIQAFGQEERLKGEFEIINQEHVRYANKSVALDSIFLRPAMSLLKLLAYAVLMAYFGFKGMNDVITTGMMYAFIQYINRLFDPLIEVTQNFSTLQTSMVSAGRVFKLIDEEAYEPKQADQSLKVTQGNIAFKNVSFSYDGKQKVLDNISFEVNKGETIAFVGATGSGKSSIMNVFMRFYDFQAGQVLLDGHDIRDYSQEELRQSIGLVLQDPFLYHGTIASNIRMYQDLSDEEIKAAAEFVDADQFIQKLPDQYQAPVSERGSSFSTGQRQLLAFARTVASKPKILILDEATANIDSETEAIVQNSLAKMRKGRTTIAIAHRLSTIQDANCIYVLDKGKIIEHGRHEELLNQKGTYYKMYQLQAGML, from the coding sequence ATGAGGACAACTAACCAGTGGCAAGTTTTCAAACGTCTCCTATCTTATTTGAAACCCTACAAATGGTTGACTCTGTTTGCTCTAATGTTGTTATTGTTAGCTACCGTGGTTAGGAGCCTTATTCCCTTAATTGCTTCCCGCTTTATTGACAACTATTTGACAGCCTTCAATCAGCCAGCTTTTTTACTTTTGCTAGGCTACTACGGCATGTATTTGGTTCAGAGTATGATGCAATACTTAGGAAATTTCTTTTTTGCTCGTGTTTCCTATAGCATTGTCAGAGATATTAGACGTGATGCCTTTGCTAAAATGGAAAACTTGGGCATGTCTTATTTTGATAAAACACCGGCTGGGTCCATTGTTTCTCGAATCACTAACGATACCGAAGCTATCAGTGATATGTTTTCAGGGATTTTATCAAGCTTTATTTCAGCGATATTCATTTTTTCTGTAACCCTCTATACCATGTTGGTCCTAGATATTACCTTGACGACCTTGGTTGTGATCTTTCTCCCTTTTATTGTCATTTTGGTCAATCTCTATCGGAAACAATCCATGCAAGTTATTGATAAAACAAGAAGTTTACTTAGTGATATTAATAGTAAACTGGCGGAAAGCATAGAAGGTATTCGCATTATACAGGCCTTTGGACAAGAAGAGCGGTTGAAAGGTGAATTTGAAATTATCAATCAAGAACATGTGCGTTATGCCAATAAATCGGTGGCTTTAGACAGTATTTTCTTGCGTCCAGCCATGTCTCTTTTGAAATTATTAGCTTATGCTGTGTTGATGGCTTATTTTGGTTTCAAGGGCATGAATGATGTGATTACAACTGGAATGATGTATGCTTTTATCCAGTACATTAACCGCTTATTTGATCCTTTAATTGAAGTTACTCAAAACTTTTCAACCTTGCAAACCTCAATGGTGTCAGCAGGTCGTGTTTTCAAATTGATTGACGAAGAGGCCTATGAACCGAAGCAAGCTGATCAGTCACTTAAAGTCACCCAAGGAAATATTGCCTTTAAAAATGTGTCCTTCTCTTATGATGGCAAGCAAAAGGTTTTGGATAATATTTCCTTTGAGGTTAACAAAGGAGAGACCATTGCTTTTGTAGGAGCAACAGGTTCTGGCAAGTCTTCCATTATGAATGTTTTTATGCGCTTTTATGACTTTCAAGCGGGACAAGTATTGCTTGATGGTCATGACATCCGTGATTATTCTCAAGAGGAATTGCGACAGTCTATCGGACTTGTTTTGCAGGATCCCTTCTTGTATCATGGAACAATTGCCTCCAATATTCGGATGTACCAAGACCTTAGTGATGAAGAGATTAAGGCGGCTGCTGAGTTTGTTGATGCTGATCAGTTTATTCAAAAATTACCAGACCAGTATCAAGCACCTGTCAGCGAAAGAGGCTCCAGCTTTTCAACAGGTCAGCGTCAGTTATTGGCATTTGCAAGAACCGTAGCCAGCAAACCTAAAATTTTAATTCTCGATGAAGCAACTGCCAATATTGATTCTGAAACAGAAGCTATCGTGCAAAATTCCCTTGCTAAAATGCGAAAAGGGCGCACAACCATTGCCATTGCTCACCGTCTATCAACTATTCAAGATGCTAATTGCATCTATGTGCTTGATAAAGGAAAAATTATTGAGCATGGTCGTCACGAAGAACTGCTCAACCAAAAAGGCACCTATTATAAAATGTATCAATTACAAGCAGGTATGTTATAA
- a CDS encoding A24 family peptidase, whose amino-acid sequence MKVFFSICCGFLLSLLLRYLLHLFPDASQEETICLANLSETHKRRLQRGYLSLTSHLQDSYRFYFSLEISLSGLLIATTMGWISTIHCYLLLFSLLLSLFDWRSQEYPFLLWLLHFGSLLLFYPLNHLSLFFLLVGLVAHFYPFSIGSGDFLYLASLGLVLKLISLIWLVQLACLAGILACLLLGVKRIPFIPYLTFGLLCIIFLESYLIY is encoded by the coding sequence ATGAAAGTCTTTTTTAGTATCTGTTGTGGCTTTTTATTAAGCCTGTTATTGCGCTACTTGCTCCATTTATTTCCTGATGCCAGCCAAGAGGAAACGATTTGCCTAGCAAACCTTTCAGAAACCCACAAAAGAAGGTTGCAGCGAGGTTATTTATCATTGACCAGTCATTTACAAGATAGCTATCGATTCTATTTTAGTTTAGAAATAAGCTTAAGTGGACTCCTAATAGCAACCACGATGGGTTGGATTAGTACAATCCACTGCTACTTGCTACTCTTTTCCCTATTACTTAGCTTATTTGATTGGCGGTCACAGGAATACCCTTTCCTTTTGTGGCTCCTTCATTTTGGAAGTTTACTCCTATTTTATCCTCTGAATCACTTGTCCCTTTTTTTCCTGTTAGTTGGTCTAGTAGCGCATTTCTATCCTTTTTCAATTGGCTCAGGAGATTTTCTTTATCTCGCTAGCTTAGGATTGGTATTGAAGCTCATATCGCTCATTTGGCTAGTTCAACTGGCTTGCTTGGCAGGTATTCTGGCTTGTCTGCTATTAGGTGTCAAACGTATTCCTTTTATACCTTACTTAACCTTCGGTTTACTCTGTATTATTTTTCTTGAAAGCTACTTAATCTACTGA
- a CDS encoding Dps family protein, translated as MTNTLVENIYASVTHNISKKEASKNEKTKAVLNQAVADLSVAASIVHQVHWYMRGPGFLYLHPKMDELLDSLNANLDEMSERLITIGGAPYSTLAEFSKHSKLDETTGTYDKTVAQHLARLVEVYLYLSSLYQVGLDITDEEGDAGTNDLFTAAKTDAEKTIWMLQAERGQGPAL; from the coding sequence ATGACAAACACACTCGTTGAAAATATTTATGCTTCAGTAACTCACAATATTTCTAAAAAAGAAGCGTCAAAAAATGAAAAAACAAAAGCTGTTTTAAACCAAGCTGTCGCTGACTTATCTGTTGCAGCATCTATTGTGCACCAAGTTCACTGGTATATGCGTGGTCCAGGTTTCTTGTACCTTCACCCAAAAATGGATGAGTTACTGGACAGTTTGAACGCTAATTTAGATGAAATGAGCGAACGCTTGATTACCATTGGCGGAGCGCCTTATTCTACCTTAGCTGAGTTTTCTAAACACTCTAAATTGGACGAAACAACAGGTACTTACGATAAAACAGTTGCTCAACATTTAGCGAGATTGGTAGAAGTTTACCTTTACCTAAGTAGCCTTTACCAAGTTGGTTTGGATATTACTGATGAAGAAGGCGATGCAGGAACCAATGATTTGTTTACGGCAGCTAAAACAGATGCTGAAAAAACCATTTGGATGCTTCAAGCGGAGCGTGGACAAGGTCCAGCCCTTTAA
- a CDS encoding YqgQ family protein produces the protein MKTLYDVQQLLKNFGIFIYLGKRLYDIEMMKIELQRLYDSGLLDKDDYFNAELILRREHRLELEKEGQANESKIIGD, from the coding sequence ATGAAAACACTATATGATGTGCAACAATTATTGAAAAATTTTGGCATTTTTATTTATCTGGGAAAACGCCTTTACGATATTGAGATGATGAAGATTGAACTTCAGCGTCTCTACGATAGTGGTTTGTTGGATAAGGATGACTATTTCAATGCTGAATTAATTTTGCGACGCGAGCACAGATTAGAATTGGAAAAAGAAGGACAGGCAAATGAGTCAAAAATTATTGGGGATTGA
- a CDS encoding ROK family glucokinase, translating into MSQKLLGIDLGGTTIKFGILTAAGEVQEKWAIETNILEGGKHIVPDIVASIKHRLDLYGLSSADFVGIGMGSPGAVNRDTNTVTGAFNLNWKETQEVGSVIEKELGIPFAIDNDANVAALGERWVGAGENNPDVVFMTLGTGVGGGIIADGNLIHGVAGAGGEIGHMIVEPENGFACTCGSHGCLETVASATGVVKVARLLAEAYEGDSAIKAAIDNGEGVTSKDIFMAAEAGDSFADSVVEKVGYYLGLASANISNILNPDSVVIGGGVSAAGEFLRSRIEKYFVTFTFPQVKHSTKIKIAELGNDAGIIGAASLARQFITE; encoded by the coding sequence ATGAGTCAAAAATTATTGGGGATTGATTTAGGTGGGACGACCATTAAATTTGGGATTTTAACAGCAGCAGGGGAAGTGCAAGAAAAATGGGCGATTGAGACTAATATATTAGAAGGGGGCAAACATATTGTTCCAGATATTGTAGCCTCTATCAAACATCGCCTAGACTTGTACGGTCTAAGCAGTGCTGATTTCGTAGGTATTGGTATGGGGTCTCCAGGAGCTGTTAACCGTGATACTAATACAGTAACTGGGGCATTCAACCTTAATTGGAAGGAAACTCAAGAAGTTGGTTCCGTTATTGAAAAAGAATTAGGTATTCCTTTTGCCATTGACAATGATGCTAATGTTGCTGCTCTTGGTGAACGTTGGGTAGGTGCTGGTGAAAATAACCCAGATGTGGTCTTCATGACACTTGGAACAGGTGTCGGTGGAGGCATTATTGCTGATGGTAACCTGATTCATGGTGTTGCAGGAGCAGGTGGTGAAATCGGCCACATGATTGTTGAGCCAGAAAATGGTTTTGCCTGTACTTGTGGGTCACATGGTTGTCTAGAAACAGTGGCTTCAGCAACAGGAGTTGTCAAGGTGGCACGCTTATTGGCAGAAGCCTACGAAGGAGATTCAGCTATCAAAGCAGCCATTGACAATGGCGAAGGTGTTACCAGTAAAGATATTTTCATGGCAGCTGAAGCAGGGGATTCCTTTGCTGATTCTGTTGTGGAAAAGGTTGGTTACTACCTTGGTCTTGCGTCAGCAAATATTTCCAATATCTTGAATCCAGATTCAGTGGTTATCGGTGGAGGTGTGTCAGCAGCAGGAGAATTTCTACGCTCACGCATTGAAAAATACTTTGTGACCTTCACCTTCCCACAAGTGAAACATTCAACGAAAATTAAAATTGCAGAGCTTGGCAACGATGCTGGAATTATTGGTGCAGCTAGCCTTGCTCGACAATTTATCACAGAATAG
- a CDS encoding rhodanese-like domain-containing protein yields the protein MSPITLILWLLLVGIIGYYTWNYFAFRRMAKQVDNDTFKDLIRQGQLIDLREPAAFRTKHILGARNFPAQQFDAAIKGLRKDKPVLIYENMRPQYRVRAVKKLKKAGFEAIYVLKDGIDYWDGKVK from the coding sequence ATGTCTCCAATCACACTTATCTTATGGTTACTCCTTGTAGGCATTATTGGTTACTACACATGGAATTATTTCGCTTTTCGGAGAATGGCAAAGCAGGTCGATAATGATACCTTCAAAGACTTGATACGTCAAGGTCAATTGATTGACCTAAGAGAGCCTGCAGCCTTTAGAACGAAACATATTCTAGGAGCTAGGAATTTTCCAGCGCAACAATTTGATGCTGCTATTAAGGGCTTACGCAAGGACAAACCTGTTCTAATTTACGAAAACATGCGTCCCCAATACCGTGTGCGTGCGGTCAAAAAACTTAAAAAAGCTGGCTTTGAGGCTATCTATGTCTTGAAAGACGGTATTGATTACTGGGATGGCAAAGTTAAATAA
- the typA gene encoding translational GTPase TypA, translating into MTNLRNDIRNVAIIAHVDHGKTTLVDELLKQSHTLDERKELQERAMDSNDLEKERGITILAKNTAVAYNDVRINIMDTPGHADFGGEVERIMKMVDGVVLVVDAYEGTMPQTRFVLKKALEQNLIPIVVVNKIDKPSARPAEVVDEVLELFIELGADDEQLEFPVVYASAINGTSSLSDDPADQEHTMAPIFDTIIDHIPAPVDNSDEPLQFQVSLLDYNDFVGRIGIGRVFRGTVKVGDQVTLSKLDGTTKNFRVTKLFGFFGLERREIQEAKAGDLIAVSGMEDIFVGETITPTDCVEALPILRIDEPTLQMTFLVNNSPFAGREGKWITSRKVEERLLAELQTDVSLRVDPTDSPDKWTVSGRGELHLSILIETMRREGYELQVSRPEVIIKEIDGVKCEPFERVQIDTPEEYQGAIIQSLSERKGDMLDMQMVGNGQTRLIFLIPARGLIGYSTEFLSMTRGYGIMNHTFDQYMPVVAGEIGGRHRGALVSIDNGKATTYSIMRIEERGTIFVNPGTEVYEGMIVGENSRDNDLGVNITTAKQMTNVRSATKDQTAVIKTPRILTLEESLEFLNDDEYMEVTPESIRLRKQILNKAARDKANKKKKSAE; encoded by the coding sequence ATGACTAACTTAAGAAACGATATCCGTAACGTAGCGATTATTGCCCACGTTGACCATGGAAAAACAACACTTGTTGACGAATTATTAAAACAATCTCATACTCTTGATGAGCGTAAAGAACTTCAAGAGCGTGCTATGGATTCCAATGACCTTGAAAAAGAACGCGGGATTACAATCCTTGCGAAAAATACGGCAGTAGCCTACAATGATGTTCGCATTAACATCATGGATACTCCGGGACACGCGGACTTCGGTGGCGAAGTTGAACGTATTATGAAGATGGTTGACGGGGTTGTTCTTGTTGTGGATGCCTACGAAGGAACCATGCCTCAGACACGTTTCGTATTGAAAAAGGCGCTTGAGCAAAACCTTATTCCGATCGTTGTTGTGAACAAGATTGACAAACCCTCAGCTCGTCCAGCAGAAGTTGTAGATGAAGTTCTTGAGTTGTTTATCGAACTTGGTGCCGATGATGAGCAGTTGGAATTCCCAGTTGTTTACGCGTCAGCTATTAATGGCACGTCATCATTATCAGATGATCCTGCTGACCAAGAGCATACCATGGCACCTATCTTTGACACCATCATTGATCATATTCCAGCCCCAGTTGATAATTCAGATGAGCCTTTACAGTTCCAAGTGTCTCTTCTTGATTACAATGACTTTGTTGGTCGTATTGGTATTGGACGTGTTTTCCGTGGTACTGTTAAAGTTGGTGACCAAGTTACCCTTTCAAAACTTGATGGTACCACTAAAAACTTCCGTGTGACAAAACTGTTTGGTTTCTTCGGTTTGGAACGTCGTGAAATCCAAGAAGCTAAAGCAGGTGACTTAATTGCTGTCTCAGGTATGGAAGACATCTTTGTCGGAGAAACCATTACGCCTACTGACTGTGTGGAAGCTCTGCCAATTCTTCGTATTGACGAGCCAACGCTTCAGATGACTTTCTTGGTCAATAACTCTCCTTTTGCAGGACGCGAAGGCAAATGGATTACATCTCGTAAGGTTGAAGAACGCTTGTTGGCAGAATTGCAAACAGACGTTTCACTTCGTGTTGACCCAACGGATTCTCCAGATAAATGGACTGTTTCAGGTCGTGGTGAATTGCACTTGTCTATCCTTATCGAAACCATGCGTCGTGAAGGCTATGAACTTCAAGTATCACGTCCAGAAGTTATCATCAAAGAAATTGATGGTGTCAAATGTGAACCCTTCGAACGTGTGCAAATTGATACACCAGAAGAATACCAAGGTGCAATCATCCAGTCTCTTTCAGAACGTAAAGGGGATATGCTTGATATGCAAATGGTCGGCAATGGCCAAACTCGCTTGATTTTCTTGATTCCTGCTCGTGGTTTGATTGGTTATTCAACAGAATTTCTATCAATGACACGTGGCTATGGTATCATGAACCATACTTTTGACCAATACATGCCTGTTGTTGCAGGTGAAATTGGTGGTCGTCACCGTGGAGCTCTTGTTTCTATTGATAATGGTAAGGCAACGACGTATTCCATCATGCGTATTGAAGAACGTGGAACAATCTTTGTCAACCCAGGAACAGAAGTTTACGAGGGGATGATTGTTGGCGAAAATTCACGTGACAATGACCTTGGGGTTAACATTACAACGGCTAAACAAATGACAAACGTGCGTTCAGCAACCAAAGATCAAACGGCTGTGATTAAAACACCTCGTATTCTGACGCTTGAAGAATCATTAGAGTTCTTGAATGATGACGAATACATGGAAGTAACACCAGAATCTATTCGTTTGCGTAAACAAATCTTGAATAAGGCTGCGCGTGATAAAGCTAATAAAAAGAAAAAATCAGCCGAATAA
- a CDS encoding DUF3165 family protein: protein MFYLIIAVLIISYYLFMAPKSVRNTLAMIGLVGLVALLIVLAGLSFIKIMQTPPEFFVGLGMIVLGYFALKDLFKMPEKPRVK from the coding sequence ATGTTTTATCTTATTATTGCTGTTTTAATCATTTCTTATTACTTATTTATGGCACCTAAAAGTGTCCGTAATACCCTTGCTATGATTGGTTTAGTTGGCTTGGTTGCTCTGCTTATTGTTTTAGCGGGCTTGAGTTTTATCAAAATCATGCAAACCCCACCTGAATTTTTTGTGGGGCTAGGCATGATAGTATTGGGATACTTCGCACTCAAAGACTTATTTAAAATGCCTGAAAAACCAAGAGTTAAATAA
- a CDS encoding transglutaminase-like domain-containing protein: MKKMLCQLGIVALSTCFLVTPLNVKADTKPLSAVSSELDRKDQRSQTDRLEKVSVSTAQVAKELVQERDGDQLTDLNAYVLGTGDSFRVWPFEMERNLTDYLGPDYSSQYDFVKINHKWVSGGDTLLLIKKTGYVLNNLEEYNALIRKTIQDFDLTEKLVVASFALNESIPLKLLLANAGLAIGQQSQPVTIGSQTLYSRDIRMMNYVEGVGSGVIGGYENANAGLDRYLANDEKIKALIEKSGAMRETTEKERLRKWCLYVTNAFDYDLEGSSLDNKQAYYRASDIFSVTERQKAVCVGYSAVTARALNLMGIKAYVVGGVNDRGIPHQVTRVYYDGAWHYLDTTSGNHSGKKVNITHFGRNYRPVDMAVREANGLREMEYSKAFEDWMMRSNPSEWLVYGRNLQGEKASATTYLDNQAFAELFKNQLAKTIHTPKVSNGYDQPVGAEYDEEVSVTNQGTAFSSPATFTSDVPDDNRYNNSKNVVRQGTWYHNDQGHYRYAVNGYFVQNQWVKDNGNYFYCGSDCNVVTGWHYIDEKWYFFDQFGRLT, from the coding sequence ATGAAAAAAATGCTATGTCAATTAGGGATAGTGGCACTATCAACTTGTTTTTTAGTGACACCACTAAATGTTAAAGCTGATACTAAGCCATTAAGTGCGGTATCTAGCGAATTGGATCGAAAAGATCAACGGTCGCAAACAGACCGTCTTGAAAAAGTAAGTGTTAGCACAGCACAAGTTGCCAAAGAGCTTGTTCAAGAAAGAGATGGCGACCAACTCACAGATTTAAATGCCTATGTGTTAGGAACAGGAGACTCTTTTCGAGTTTGGCCATTTGAAATGGAACGAAACTTAACTGATTACTTGGGTCCAGATTATAGTTCACAATATGACTTTGTCAAAATCAATCATAAGTGGGTTAGTGGGGGAGACACGCTTTTATTAATAAAGAAAACAGGTTATGTTCTGAATAACTTAGAAGAATACAATGCACTTATTCGCAAAACTATTCAAGATTTTGATTTGACAGAGAAACTAGTGGTTGCTAGTTTTGCTTTAAACGAAAGTATTCCTTTAAAATTATTGTTAGCTAATGCAGGATTAGCCATTGGTCAGCAGTCACAACCTGTCACTATCGGTTCTCAAACGCTTTACTCACGAGATATTCGCATGATGAATTATGTTGAAGGCGTTGGCAGTGGTGTTATTGGAGGCTATGAAAACGCAAATGCTGGTTTAGACCGCTACCTTGCGAATGATGAGAAAATCAAAGCCTTGATTGAAAAGTCGGGGGCAATGAGAGAGACCACTGAAAAAGAAAGGCTACGTAAATGGTGTCTTTATGTCACAAATGCCTTTGATTATGATTTAGAAGGCAGTAGCTTGGATAATAAACAGGCTTATTACAGGGCCTCCGATATTTTTTCAGTGACAGAACGTCAAAAAGCTGTTTGTGTTGGTTACAGTGCTGTTACCGCGAGAGCACTTAACCTGATGGGCATTAAAGCCTATGTCGTTGGAGGTGTCAATGATAGAGGTATTCCTCACCAAGTAACGAGGGTTTATTACGATGGGGCTTGGCATTATCTTGATACAACGAGTGGTAATCACTCAGGAAAAAAGGTTAACATAACCCATTTTGGAAGAAACTATAGGCCTGTGGACATGGCTGTTCGTGAGGCCAATGGTCTTAGAGAAATGGAATACAGTAAAGCTTTTGAAGACTGGATGATGCGAAGCAACCCTAGCGAATGGCTCGTTTATGGTCGTAACCTTCAGGGAGAAAAAGCAAGTGCAACGACTTATTTAGACAACCAAGCTTTTGCGGAACTGTTTAAAAACCAATTGGCAAAGACGATTCATACACCAAAAGTAAGTAATGGCTATGACCAGCCAGTTGGAGCAGAATATGATGAAGAAGTGTCAGTAACCAATCAAGGTACTGCTTTTAGCAGTCCAGCTACTTTTACTAGTGATGTGCCAGATGATAATAGATACAATAATTCAAAAAATGTTGTTCGTCAAGGAACTTGGTACCACAATGATCAAGGGCACTATCGTTATGCGGTTAATGGTTACTTTGTTCAAAATCAATGGGTAAAAGATAATGGTAACTATTTTTATTGCGGTAGCGATTGTAATGTGGTTACAGGCTGGCATTATATTGACGAGAAGTGGTACTTTTTTGATCAATTCGGACGTTTAACTTAA